Below is a window of Gammaproteobacteria bacterium DNA.
CAGCATAGTCCAGACGCAGTTCCAAATCCGCGACCGGGAGCACACCTTGGCCACGTTGTGGCCATTCCACCAGCAGAATCGAGGGGTTAACCAACCAGTCCCGCAGGCCGAGGAACTCCAGCTCCTCGGGATCGACTAGCCGGTAAAGGTCCAGGTGATAGATCTCGGCTGTCGGCAGCTCGTATTGCTCGACCAGGGTGTAAGTCGGGCTGCGCACGGCGCCCTGCCAGCCCAAGGCCCGGAGGAAGCCCCGCACCAGGGTCGTTTTACCTGTCCCTAACTCACCGATCAGA
It encodes the following:
- the tsaE gene encoding tRNA (adenosine(37)-N6)-threonylcarbamoyltransferase complex ATPase subunit type 1 TsaE encodes the protein MSEQDSKTLLISDDEAMQSFGAALAHACARPCVVYLIGELGTGKTTLVRGFLRALGWQGAVRSPTYTLVEQYELPTAEIYHLDLYRLVDPEELEFLGLRDWLVNPSILLVEWPQRGQGVLPVADLELRLDYADKGGRYVEITPCSDVGQKAVSKL